In Halictus rubicundus isolate RS-2024b chromosome 5, iyHalRubi1_principal, whole genome shotgun sequence, one genomic interval encodes:
- the LOC143354024 gene encoding uncharacterized protein CG13380-like, giving the protein MYSNLLSGKCNSSRVAKGRGIAISTLSPEKCLCNRPHCSVLCNVCGYFTKGRVRYFCPIHPQTIFLFDIAQCPQCKAYGFMLTEF; this is encoded by the exons ATGTATTCCAATCTACTGTCTGGTAAATGCAATTCCTCGAGGGTGGCCAAAGGAAGAGGAATAGCTATAAGCACTTTGTCGCCCGAGAAATGTCTCTGCAACAGACCCCATTGTTCTGTACTATGCAATGTTTGCGGATACTTTACAAAGGGCAGGGTACGTTACTTTTGCCCTATTCATCCACAG acaatatttttgtttgatATTGCGCAGTGTCCGCAATGCAAAGCCTATGGCTTTATGTTAACTGAATTTTAA
- the Mrpl23 gene encoding mitochondrial ribosomal protein L23 isoform X2, with amino-acid sequence MKLVSCKNQPENVVKFHCSMEMTKFDIQNYLEKIYNVYPAHIRTAITLGEMKRCKFRGNVIKDDDIKVAFVSLKKGDKFTFPDLFPPKDTTADDEHKKESENEYKKYIEPNQMPGLPTWFRM; translated from the exons ATGAAACTCGTCTCATGTAAGAATCAGCCAGAAAATGTTGTTAAGTTTCATTGTTCAATGGAAATGACAAAGTTTGATATTcagaattatttagaaaagaTTTACAATGTGTACCCGGCtcatattaggactgcaattaccCTTGGAGAAATGAAAAGGTGCAAATTTAGAGGGAATGTAATTAAAGATGACGATATCAAAGTAGCTTTTGTTTCTTTG aaaaaaggTGATAAATTCACTTTTCCGGATCTGTTTCCACCAAAGGATACCACAGCTGATGATGAACACAAGAAAGAGTCTGaaaatgaatacaaaaaatacatAGAACCGAATCAAATGCCAGGTTTACCCACTTGGTTTAGAATGTAA
- the Ttll1b gene encoding tubulin tyrosine ligase-like 1B, translating into MASGTIVEGKRTANLSLSTNYGRISASAADRKIAFCTDVDKSIIVHNFEKRGWVQVGPEDDWNFYWAATQSCRTIFSVETGYRMDDKQMINHFPNHYELTRKDLLVKNIKRYRKELEREGNPLAERGDGPVKYLYLDFIPVTFVLPADYNMFVEEYRKSPQSTWIMKPCGKSQGAGIFLINKLSKLKKWSREAKNPFNPNLTKESYVISRYIDNPLLIGGKKFDLRLYVLIASFRPLKAYLFKLGFCRFCTVKYDTSIQELDNMYIHLTNVSVQKHGEEYNSKHGGKLSVHNLRLYLESTRGKTVTEKLFANITWCIVHSLKAVAPVMANDRHCFECYGYDIIIDNELKPWLIEVNASPSLTSTTVNDRILKYKLIDNIISIVVPPDGVPDVKWNKCPPPEALGNFELLLDEEICAQEEKEYNSKCRGSSSKWK; encoded by the exons ATGGCGTCCGGTACTATCGTCGAAGGCAAACGTACTGCAAATTTAAGTTTATCTACCAATTATGGCAG GATATCAGCTAGCGCGGCGGACAGAAAGATCGCGTTCTGCACGGACGTGGACAAGTCCATAATCGTGCACAATTTCGAGAAAAGAGGATGGGTACAGGTCGGGCCGGAGGATGACTGGAATTTTTATTG GGCGGCCACTCAGTCGTGTAGAACCATATTCAGCGTGGAAACCGGATACAGGATGGACGACAAACA GATGATCAATCATTTCCCGAATCATTACGAGCTCACTCGGAAGGACCTGCTCGTGAAGAATATCAAACGGTACCGGAAGGAACTGGAACGAGAGGGAAATCCTCTCGCGGAAAGAGGGGACGGTCCAGTGAAATATCTTTACCTAGACTTCATTCCCGTCACGTTCGTTCTACCAGCAG ACTACAACATGTTCGTGGAGGAGTACCGGAAGTCGCCACAAAGCACGTGGATCATGAAACCTTGCGGAAAGTCGCAAGGAGCTGGAATATTTCTGATCAACAAATTGAGTAAATTGAAAAAATGGTCCCGAGAAGCGAAGAATCCGTTCAACCCGAATTTGACGAAAGAGTCGTACGTTATATCGAG atACATCGACAATCCTCTTTTAATCGGCGGCAAAAAGTTTGATCTACGATTGTACGTTCTCATCGCGTCCTTTCGTCCATTGAAGGCCTACTTGTTCAAGCTGGGCTTCTGTCGATTTTGCACTGTCAAGTATGACACTAGCATACAAGAATTGGACAACATGTACATACATCTTACGAATGTCTCTGTGCAAAAGCATGGC GAGGAATATAATTCGAAGCACGGTGGCAAACTGAGCGTGCATAATCTGAGATTGTACCTGGAGAGCACCCGAGGAAAAACAGTCACGGAAAAGCTGTTCGCGAACATCACCTGGTGCATCGTGCACTCGTTGAAAGCCGTCGCGCCGGTTATGGCGAACGATCGACACTGCTTCGAGTGCTACGGCTATGATATCATCATCGACAACGAGCTGAAACCCTGGCTCATAGAG gTAAACGCGTCTCCGTCGTTGACTTCGACCACGGTGAACGATCGGATCTTGAAGTACAAATTGATCGACAACATAATATCAATCGTTGTGCCTCCGGACGGCGTTCCAGA CGTGAAGTGGAACAAGTGTCCACCTCCGGAAGCCTTGGGCAACTTCGAGCTGCTTCTGGATGAAGAAATCTGCGCCCAAGAGGAGAAAGAGTATAACAGCAAGTGTCGGGGATCTTCCAGCAAATGGAAATAG
- the Mrpl23 gene encoding mitochondrial ribosomal protein L23 isoform X1: MSTRWYPLYQRGNPQLRVFLPNFWMKLVSCKNQPENVVKFHCSMEMTKFDIQNYLEKIYNVYPAHIRTAITLGEMKRCKFRGNVIKDDDIKVAFVSLKKGDKFTFPDLFPPKDTTADDEHKKESENEYKKYIEPNQMPGLPTWFRM; encoded by the exons ATGTCCACTCGGTG GTATCCTTTGTATCAAAGGGGTAACCCACAGCTCAGGGTTTTCCTTCCAAACTTTTGGATGAAACTCGTCTCATGTAAGAATCAGCCAGAAAATGTTGTTAAGTTTCATTGTTCAATGGAAATGACAAAGTTTGATATTcagaattatttagaaaagaTTTACAATGTGTACCCGGCtcatattaggactgcaattaccCTTGGAGAAATGAAAAGGTGCAAATTTAGAGGGAATGTAATTAAAGATGACGATATCAAAGTAGCTTTTGTTTCTTTG aaaaaaggTGATAAATTCACTTTTCCGGATCTGTTTCCACCAAAGGATACCACAGCTGATGATGAACACAAGAAAGAGTCTGaaaatgaatacaaaaaatacatAGAACCGAATCAAATGCCAGGTTTACCCACTTGGTTTAGAATGTAA